The DNA segment GTTAACCAGCGTTTCGCTCGTTACCATCAGTTAAAGAGGAATAGAATAAATGCAGCCATGAATATTTGCAATTAGTGCATATGCGCATAAGAGAGATGCTTGACTGAATAAGTGGTACTCACTAGCTGTCCCGTTTTTTCTTAGCTTCTATAATTTTATAGTTAACCCTTTTATGACACCTCAGAGAATaatagaaatattgaaaaatggaTTCCTAACAATTTACATAATTGTTTACATTAAAACGTTAGATAGAAATTAGTAGTTTCTTCAAGCTatcatttttttccttttgcttaaattcaaaaatagcaTTAAAAGATTATGCTAATAATTGTATATTACCCATTCTATAAAATATAGCATTCTATTGTGAATCTACAATATGACTATTTTCggtttaattttggttttttgcttttcaaatgaaaaatattatttcagcaaACAACCGTAttgaaaataatgtataaaatcTATATATAACCCAAAAAAAACAATGCATTATGTTATTTGCTTagttttggaaaatatgtaagtatattatcAAGGAGGTAATGAATTTCtggaaacaaattttcaaatttttatttcgatattGGCTACTTGGTATCACTTCTTTGGGATTGGGAACTTAGATATATAACTGAATTTGTGTTGCTTTTAAAGAGCAGAACACAATATAGTCTTTATTCGAcgctgaatagggtatattaaatttgcaatgtagcttgtaacacccagaataAAATGTCGgagaaatgtacatatatacatatgtacatatatgaacagCATGACTAGTTGAGTCGTTTTTGAGATTTCGATCAGAAATTATGAACACGTGTTCTCCAAGAAGTTattcatttgtcagaaccaaCGTTCCCAtcacagtcgggtctaagtaactgGAACGGACACGGATTTGTACCCGGGTAAGGATTGCCAATTTGGCACCATTGCTCGAAATTACTTCACTATATAACATTTAGCTGCCACAAAAACTCAATACTGAAATGCATGTCCTTGTTTATacatttgcatttgacaagatatattttcgaagttttacatatattattatccaagacaacGGCACAATCTCTGTGGAAATTATATAGATCAGACTAccatagtatatagctgccatacaaactgacctctgaagagtattatagcttcggtgttaacaacaataaaaatatcaaagtttAGAATTagcgtatttatttttaatagtactTTCAACATTGAACTCGTAATCAATTTCTATAAAGTTAATTACTTGTAGATAAACTTAAAAGTACTCTTTTTCTGTAACTATCTACTGTACGCAAAAAAAGTTGTACACGGTCAGAGTAGTAATTGCAGTTTTTTGCCTGTTGTGCATGCTCCAGTCGTTTTTGTCGTTTAAATGCTTCTAAACGTATACTTCCTCGTTGATATGCAAATATACCACTTAGAAAATTCCAAAGCGTTATTTCTggccaaaaaatatttgtgaagtaAATAACTGTCGTCGAAagctaaagaaatatatatgtatatgtatatatatagttacatatatgcTAAAAATAGGACCTCGTAAATCAAAGATTAGCCTACCTGCCACATCATAAAATCGCTTATACGCGTTTCGCCCGATGTTCGAAAAAGCAAATCTGGTGGTGGAGAATGTCTTGTATACAGACATTCTTCAATTAGGCGCTCGTTGATATTTTCTGGTTGTAGTTCGTCCCCCAGTTTAAGTATAGTTTCAACAGACTGTGTCATTTCATCTCTCGACGTGTATGAGAAGGCTATATTAAGGAATAGTTTATCATTGTGCTCGGTAATTGTCATAGCTTTTGCAATTAACTTCTGCAAATCCTCAGgcaacaaattgaaatttccaATTACCAATATACGTACTCCATGTTCATTCAATTTTGCTtcatcatttattatatttaggaATTTTTCTCTCGCCAAATCCAACAAATCCTTCACTTCTTCATCAGATCTTTTGAAGTTTTCGATGCTAAATGCAAAAGCGGTTACTTCCTTTATTCCTATATCCAAGCACCAACGTAAACATTTTGACAACTTATCAAATCCATGCGAATGTCCTTCTATGTTGCGCAAATGTTGAGATTTTGCATATCGGCGATTACCGTCCATTACAAATGCAATGTGTCGTGGTATATAACCACCGGAGCCCATAATTTTCATGGCTAGTATTTCGTGCCATTTGTACTTATAGTCTGAAATCCACATTATCTCAGTTAGTTTTCTTTTATTCCTTTCCCTATAACACAACTTCAATAACACGCATTCCTaacaataataagaaatatagctgaaaactTTTGTGTAATCCACCGTGTCATACTCAATCAATTATATCAGCTTATGAATGACAGAAACAATACTGTCACATGTGACGTCATAAGAACCAATGTAGAAAGTGTCAAACTTGTaagaacattttaaattaaagaagaaaatacTTGTAAATTCGTGAAATAaacttattataattaattataatcaaAAGGTTTCAGGGAGAGAAGTAGAAGATTGTTTCAGAAAAATAATTAGCTCATCTTTAAGTAACTATCTCTAGCATATcggcaaaataattatatattaggtGATGCGATTGCAAGTTTTCCAGCAGCAGTTGGTTTTATTgtcaataaacatatttatgataGAATTGAAGTTAATGCTAAAATTAAAGAAGTTTAATTgattatttgaatattaattttattattattcttaattTCAAACTGTCAAACCGATACCAAATAAAGTAATGAAGAGAAATTGTCGTAAGCTATATTTTTATCATTCTTGATGTCAgctgacatatgtacatggtaAAACCAGATATGTTTTTTTAGCAATCAAATATTGCAGCTAAATATATCATTATACTATCGCTTTTataaacttaaacaaaatataactgtatttaatattttagaatgAGACAATTTGCTCATGATACACAGAAAAATAATTCCTATATTTAACAATATAATTCATATTACAATGATATAAAAGGTAGTTGTCTCTTTCGTTCGTCTTGAAAATTTGTCAAAGCGGACTCAACAATTTCACCACTCGACCAGGCAAACGAGCGAGGCACGAATCACCGCGAAAAAAGATAGACGACAAGAATATGAGGCGACGAAGATTGCTGCAgcagaagaagaaatttttcattcgCTTGAACGTATTGACTggggaaataatttttatttatgcaaaaaaaaataactataaaagtaaatcaatgtggcatttaattaaataaatgtttaaaaatggaaaataacaaACAACTGGTAGCGGAGAGAATTGTAACTCCAGGTAAGTTATGTCAATTTTACGTGAAAAAATTGCAGACCAATAAATGTATTGGCCGACGGTGTTAAAGAACAGTGGAACAAGGAAGAGATTGTCATCCACTTTgtaaagtgaaattaataaatatattttttaaacaacttcatatatagtaaaaaacataattttgttattaagtaaattattttcttcttaCAGAGCTATATTTTCTCATATCCAAGTTCTTGGCTTCGGGTCCGCTCCGTGAAACTGCTGAGGTAAGAGTTGATTGTAAACGAATTATGtgcaatataatttataataaagcataaatttaattaaattttttcatataatctTCAGGTTCTAGTGCGTGAGTTGGAACAGAAGAAAGTAAGtatgtttattatttgcaattataaaaaatgtatatatgagaAGCAGTGGACATAGTAGTAAAAACAAgcattttatttgtaaacaaacttACTTGCTTCTACGTTTACATTTTTATGGAAGTCAGAACGACGCTCTTTCCTGGAATACTTGTACCTATTGCCATTTGTACTACGGCTATACTAAATCTGAATTTGTgaataatttagtaaaaagcCTTAATAAGAAAATTACACTATTTCAAATGATATACTTGTGCATTCTGACTATATCCAGTGCAGGTGATTTTGAGTAAATGAACGTGCTAAAGTCTTTCTtgccaaatacatacatatatgtatacagggAAATGTTTATGAAATCCTTGGATCGCTCCAACACAATATTTCGGTATTGCGATgggagtaaataaaataaatttgtgaaatattaattttttaaaagattaattatagttctttaaaatttggatatttcaaccaaattcccTTTACCTTTTGAGCGAATATCATTGTTtatgttttcgtttttgttttgttctttaATTTCTTACTATTTGCCAATTTTCGGTGCAACTAATTTGCGGCTTTCTTAGAAAGGCTGAAAAAATTgtacaagtaaaaaaaaattaattatttttaattatagtaaGAAATGCCTAAACaatatttgacttttttttctacatttttcaaGGTTTTACCAAGACGGACGGATTGGCTAGGTCATGAACACGAGCAAAGCTTTGCGGAATTGGTGAGTGTAAAATATACGATACGtacattttattctttataaacaaaaaaatttgagaacaGTGGGCCGAATAGTTCAAAGGTAACAATTGcgtttcaatttttcaaatttcaaaaaaaaaaattaattaacacttTAGAACCCAAATTTAACTTTGAATTGTTTACTtttctataattatttaataataaaaaatatatattaaacaaaactaaaatgtaaCTGTATTATATGCAATTTGTCCCACTGTACGTGCCTTACACTTAAAATAAGCTCTTTGTTCTCGAGATAAAAGTTCCATTGAGTTATATCGaagttatttatttcaaaaaaaggtgtgttaaattcttaaataatgGTTGCACAttattttttgagtaaaatacaGATGTAGTAACAATGAGTACCATTGTTGGCACGCTGCTCCGCCATGTTGTTTCGTACGTTAATGAGGGgttgaaaatgtttattgattgttttgatattctacaaaaattaaaaatctaaataattaaagttCTTGGGGCTAAGTAAtgtgaattaatttaaataaaatgaaaattttaatttttaaataatttttgacatttcacTATTTCAACGAGAAGTTCTCTAAATAACTAGAATATTTGATtccgtttaaaattttaaagaaatgattataattttattaaaagtagcaactaaaagttttcgaaattgaaaaatataataccaagtaacatgtagatatgtatagcTAAACATCTTGCAGCATTCGTCGCTGCATACGATGTTGGCAGACATTTTGACTAGGGTCTTGACGGTTGTCTCTTTTACTTAAATCTTCTATAGTGATGATTTTCACTTCATAAAAAGAGAAAACAGTATATAATCAGTATACGCAGTAATCTTATTAAATATAGTGCTTAAAAAGAGATAACAGTTCTATCGGAGCCGTGGTGGATATTGCGCTTTTCATCTCCTTTTATGCTTTGTCCGTcttcgtatttatttttaattttgacgtATGGTGCAATtctcatacgttattttgttacTGCAAGCTTaatattttgtgatttaaaatataaatatatattttaggaGCAAAAATATGCACATGTTGGACCAAATCATCTTTTAGAAATATGTTGTCGCATAGGACCAATACTAGACAAAGATCTACCTCCTGCAGTATTGGGTATAGTATCCTTACTTGGTACTGGTCGTCAGAGTTTACTAAGGACCGAAGAGAGCATATATCGATCCCGGTCCTTGCTAGATTATTGCACACGTTTACATGGTGTATCACTGCCAGATTCGTCGGTAACAAAACCTATACACAATTTGcgtaagtaaaagaaaaaatatatgagcCAACTTATATTATGtattgttttttcattaatttagaGAAAGTACTAATTGGACGCGAGTATGGAGGACCAGTGCGTCGGAAATTTTTGGTACccatcagtttatatggcaaaaCCAAATTACTTAAACGGACAGTGGGACATTTGTCATCCGTCTATTGTGTGCTCTTTGATCGCACTGGACGTTATATTATAACGGTAActataaaaacacaaaacgtgatccataaataatattttttttcctatttaGGGTGCTGATGatttacttataaaaatatGGTCAGCCATGGATGGTCGTTTGTTAGCTACGTTGCGTGGGGCTTCTGCAGAAATAACGGACATTGCTATTAACCTTGATAATACAATGTTGGCAGCTGGTTCATTGGATCGTATATTGCGTGTTTGGGATATGCAAACTACTTCGCCTATAGCCGTACTTTCGGGTCACACTGGCATGATAACATCCGTAAATTTTTGCCCCTCACCGCGGGGTGATTTAAAATACCTTGTGACCACAAGTACAGATGGTTCAATTGCATTCTGGCAATATTCGACACCGCGCGGTCAGAAAATTACATTTGCACCCAAGCCAATACAATATCATGAAAAGCTACGACCGGGACAAGCACAAATGATGTGTACTACCTTTTCGCCAGGTGGCATTTTCCTTGCAGCTGGTTCAGCAGATCATCACGTAAGGGTATATATAATGTCGGAAGATGGACCCAAACGTATACTCGAATCGGAGGCTTACACTGATGCCGTAGATTCGGTTCAATGGTCGCATCGTGGTTTACGCTTCATATCCGGCAGTAAAGATGGTACGGCACATATTTGGAATTTCGAATCACAGCAATGGAAGAGCACAAAACTTTGTATGACTGAGCGATTGCCGAGGTGAGTAAATAATTATACTGAAAGTTTCTCATTGATAAAATGTAAAAACCCAAATGTAGCTGCCCTCCACCGGAAGaaggaaagaaattaaaagttaCTATGGTTGCTTGGGATTGCTCGGATAAATATGTCATTACTGCCGTGAACGACTTTACAGTGAGTTAAATGAAATTGCTTGCATATATGCCATATATATACCgatgcattttaatatttaaagataaaaatttggCATTCTAAAACTGGTAAATTGCACCGGGTATTGCGCGGCCACAAAGATGAACTATACGTACTGGAATCAAATCCGAAAGATGAGCATGTGCTGCTTTCCGCAGGACATGACGGGCAGGTGTTTCTATGGGATGTTGAAAACGGCGTTTCTATAGCCGAGTTTATGAACGATATAGACGGGCAGGGTCATGGTGGCGTATTCGATGCAAAATGGTCGCCAGATGGCACAATGTTTGCGGCTACTGATTCGCATGGTCATCTACTTATATATGGTCTTGGAATTGGCCCAGATAAATACAAAATAGTacgtataatacatataatttatttaatatgtcacaaatataataaaaataaaatttcattatgctTTTAAATTTAGCTTCCAAATGAACTATTTTTTCATACGGACTATCGCCCTTTAATGCGTGACGCTTCTCAATATGTGGTTGATGAACAAACACAAGTAATGCCACATCTGATGCCTCCACCTTTTCTCGTGAATTCGGAAGGTAACCCCTATCCCGTACAGTATCAACGTTTTGTACCTGGCCGTGAAAATTGTACCCGCGAGCAATTGAGACAAATATTAACAGTTGGTGATGATGGTACCGTTATTGTTCCCAATATCAATGGTACAGCTGGCAACTTCTTACACATTGATCGCCTAATTGCGGTATTGGCTAATCGCCAAGGTACTGCTCCAGTGCCGCCTGCAATGGCAGTTGGAAACAATCTACCAGCCAATCACTCACAACTGGATCGCCTTATAGAGGCACTTGCAAATCGGCAAGGACAAGATCAAGCACCCGACTCTAACAACCGCCCATCAAGTAATCGTTCTGCAGCTGGTGCTGTTGGAAATTCACGCTACAGTTTCGATGATATGCCAGGACGTCAACTTGATACGAATAACACTACTCGACAGAGAACCAGTAGCGTTCGAACATCAGGTGAACATCAATTGGTACCGACAGTTGATCAGCCCGCACAGCCATCACAGATTAAATACTTTCGCCGCATCTATGTGCGTCCTATGAAATACCAACAACTGCAAAATCTAAAGCAAACTGTGTACGCAGCAGGACAGTTTGAGCTGCAGGAGTATAAACGTGAGATGCGCAGGCGACCAATAATGATTAACACTGGGAACGTGGCAAGCGCACAATCCAGTGCCAATCGGCAACGTAATACACGCGGAAATAACGGTGCAGGCGGTGCAGTTCGTTCACGCCGTCGGCAAGGACAAAGCGGTCAATCACAGCCGGCTTATCGTACGCGCGCTGTGCGCGATCAAGAAGAACTAGATGCGCCACCGCCTCCAGAAGAAGAGGAGGAGGATGAGGAGAGCAATTCATCATCGGGCGATACTAGCTACTCAAATGTAGAAGAAAACCTAGAAGAGTCATCGGATGATTCGGACACCGAAAGTTCTGATTATTCCGATTGGGTAGCCGATACCCCTGGTCCGAATTTGGAGCCACCAAAACGTTCAAAACGTAAACCATTGTCGAGAAGACGTACATTTAGCGACGATAGCAGTGACGAGACTACAGAGCAAGCCACGACATCTGCCGGTGCAGCGGCAAAATCTTCTAGGCGAAACAAACGTGTTGTTATACCACCTCCAACACCTAATGGTGAAATACCTGAATTGTATAGGCCAGCCGAGTGGTTGTCCGAAGTGATACCGCGTAAGGCACCTTACTATCCGCAAATGGGTGATGAAGTGGTGTATTTTCGTCAAGGGCATCAACGTTATCTGGAAGCAGTTCGTCTCAAAAAAGTATACAAGCTGACTCACAGCTCGGAGCCGTGGAACTTCCGAACTCTACGCGACCGCGAATACGTACGTGTAATAGGTATCAAATATGAAATACGCCCACCACGTTTGTGCTGTCTCAAATTGGCAATGATTGATGATGATGGCAATATGACAGGCACATCTTTCAAAATCAAATACCATGACATGCCGGACGTGCTCGACTTCTTGGTCTTGCGACAAACTTTCGATTTGGCAGTGCAGCGTAATTGGAGTGTTGGTGATCGCTTTCGTTGTATGATTGGTGATGGCTGGTGGATGGGGCAAATCGAATCACGTTATGCACTTTCAACGGACTTTCCCGATTCGTATTTTATGTGTTTCCGCGTGCGTTGGGATAATGGCGAATACGAGTACATGAGCCCATGGGATATGGAACCGATTGATGAGAATCGTCTACCCGATGAGGTGGGTGGGGCGGTGCCCGTATTGCAAGAAGAGATACGTGCCACATTGTATCAACCGAAATCGGAAGAATGGCATCGCGGTGATCGTGACGGTTCTTGTAGGCGCATCATAAACGGCTTAGAACAGGTAAGGAAGAAGCCATGcagcaaattgaaaaaaaaaaaaaaaaaacaaatatgcaaaCGAAATTTTTAGGTTATGCGCTTATCGATTGCCGAACATTTTTTGGCACCGGTTGATTTGAATGTATATCCTGATTACGCCTATCTGATTGAGTATCCAATTGACTTGACAACGATAAAGTCACGTTTCGAAAATCACTTCTACCGGCGCATTACTTCAGCTCAATTCGATGTACGCTACCTTGCTACAAATGCAGAGAAGTATAATCGTTCACATACTAATATTGTGAAACATGCTCGCATTATAACGGATCTTTGTTTGCGCGTAATAAGGTGAGTAatcgaaaagttttaaaaatattttatgcttttggttttgtttttgatatttaatgaataattttttacgcCTTTAGGGAGCCCAACGATATAGATGTTGCAGCTGTTTATCATCAATTAGTTGACGTTTATCATTCATCAGAAACTGAAAACGATAATGAGTCGGATGTGGTGCCTTCGACAAGCACCGGCCCTTCAACATCGGCTGCAGCACGTCAAAAGATATCAGCGACACGCAGGTATGTACACACCATTGCAGTTCTTTAGCGCTGATTGGTTTCATACGAGTTGCATATATTTACAGGTCCAGTCGCATACGTTCAGATGGTGATTGGCGTACGGAATGTCGACAATTATTGGATTTAATGTGGCAGCGTAATGACTCGGTGCCCTTCCGTGAGCCCGTAGATACACTTGAATTCCCCGATTATTTGGAAATCATTGCCTCACCAATGGATTTGCGAACTGTTAAAGAGGATTTACTCGGTGGCAATTACGAAGATCCTTTGGATTTTGCAAAGGATGTGCGTTTGATATTTCAGAATTCTCGCAATTATAACACCAATAAGCGTTCACAAGTGAGTAATGAAATATGCCTGTACATACTTTGGTAATCAAGAGGCTTTGCTTTTGGCTTTTGTGCGGTTTCGgtccatttaattttgttttattgctaGTGCTTGCAttccatttatatatttatttttctttaaaactaaGCGGAGTACATATTCTCAggttatttcttattaattattcagtttttgtttctttttgccACCAAAACTTTTACACTTCATTTATCTCAATGGTTTTATCGTCTAAATTACCacaatatgtatgttaaaatattacttattcTTACTGTAAACTTTTAGAAAACgctgtaaaaatatgtatttattttcttttttaattttcatcgtCGTCCATAaccttaatttatttcattcaaaacaTCCTTTCCTATAGCAACATcgtatctatttttttttctttattatagtGGGTTTGATTTATTTacctccaattttttttttttttatcaattggtctttaaaattatgcattttttatgtGTATTTTCTTCTATCGAATATCAAGTACCTTTTTCAAAACCAACTTTGTTGTTGACactccttgaccggataaaaaatccgggtcctttccggttacgtagacccgacagTCGTGGGAAACCTTTCGTTGTTTTATTACTACTAAGTTCTGCTTCAAGTTTAGGCCATCATAAAATCAAACTATAAtacattattattaatgtaatgtAGTGGCTATGTTCGTCAACTCTAACCACAAACTGCAATCCATTGGTTTCTAAACTGGACTTCCAGATGGCTAATCATCTGTATCTTGGTTTTTAAGTCATCATTTGCTTCGTGTGCTCGAGTTTCAATGCTCTCAATCGGAGAggatcgttgttgttgttgttgcagaggACGATTTCTGTCGAGTTGACAGCCCTAGGCCGTGTAAAAATCTGGGtctgttccggttacgtagTTTCGACTGTCGTGGTAACGTCAGTATTGCTTAACTGCCTTATCACACCTTCTAAAACATTCTCCTGGTACACTTTTCTCCCAGTTTTAACACTTTTAATATAGAAGTGAAGAGGTTTAACGCCTTTACAAAAGAATCATCACCAGACCATTACGGCAGCTAGATTGTGATCAAGTTAAGCTCTTAGAATGTGGttttgcttattaaaaattCTCTGTGAAAACAGTGAACATTTTTTCGTAAGTATACgagtaaaatattataattaaataattttcctaTAAAACTAGATGGATAATTATTTTCGTGGATTTCAATGTAAGATATTCAATTGATTCTTTGCTTACCTACGACATAACGAAAATTAGTTTGTAGTAATTTCTTATGTAAAAATCTGCCTtggttatttgtttattttttgcatcGTTCGTGTGTTTTGTCgacatgtttttgaaaaaaaattgtcaataattatataaaatatcatttCCTACCTTTATTCCTTGCTGTTTTActgatttttatatacttttttctgCTTTCCGTTCATTTGATGGAATTTCATTAATagcattaaacaaaattttatataaaaaatcatgttcctattgttaattcatttttcttcattCCCACCATGCTTCCATGTATCAATCAAACAATCAATAAATCAATCAATCATGTAAACAATATCATTGCAATGAATGACGATCTCATTGTAGGAAAGTTTAGCGGTAAGGTTGCAATTCACTTGAAACACCAACATAAATCACATTAGCAATTGTACTTATCCTCTTCCCGTCCTCTTAAAACTTCTTCATCTATGTGCTGCTTGTGCCGTCTGTCTGCAACGCAACATACGGCCGCCATAACCTTACTTTTACTTTTACCTAACCACACCATTGTCTTTGTATATCAATAAATACTCTTTGTTTTAGATCTATGCCATGACGCTTCGTCTGAGTGCGCTCTTCGAATCGCAAATAAAGAGGGTGATAAGTAATTGGAAGGCGGCGCGTCGGCGTGCGAATAAGACTTCAGGAAGCGGTGGACGCGGCTCAAGTAGCAGCCCTGTAAAGCGACAACCATCGCAAGCAGCGAAGCGTGCCCGTACACACCGATCTACGCGGCAATTGCATAGCAcagacgatgatgatgatgatgacgacgacgacgatgacgAAGCACCAAGTAGTAGGGGTCACTTGAATGTTCAGTCACGTGCGGGACAACGTCGTGTCGGCGGTGCAACTACGAACAGTAGAAATGGACTACAGCGTGACACTGTACCGACGGCAGCGAGCACATCAGCCGGTTCGAACCGCGTCAGCTCATCCTCCTCATTACAGCGGCGCAGCGGCGAACCGACACAGGCAACGCGCAGCTCACGTCGCAAGGCGGCCAGTCAAGAAttggatgatgatgatgacgaagATGAAGAAGAGGACGCTGAAGTACATGTAACGGATGAGCATAGCACTGCCTCGAGTTCCACCTCAGAAGATGATAGTGACAGCGACGATAGTTCAGAGGTTGGTTTAAATGATAGCAACGAAGGGTCAGATAAAGAAATGGGGCGTGGCAAACGTGTCGCAGCAAGGCGACGTAAGCGACGTAGCGATGCAGATGATTCAGAGGACAGCTATAAGCCAGACAATGATAGACGCGGTAATAGGCGAAGTAGTGGTCGGACGCGGGGACGAAAAAATAAAGCAGCAAAGAAGACAAGTCGAAAACAACAAGATAAACGCCAACAAGCTACGCGCAAACGTCGCAATCGCATTGAAGACGATGGCGACGAGGACTATATGGAACACAGTAGTAAGAGAAGTACCACAGCCATGACGAATGGTGGTACGCGACATAACGCCGTTACGAATGGCAATGTACGCAGAGGCAATCGACGACGTTTGCAGTCGTCAGAGGACGAGCACACCGATATGATGGCAAATCATACGAGTTCACAGCCAGATGAGAGCACACAAGATACGATTACCGGGCATACGGCGGCAGGAATGTCAACGCCTAAAAAGCGTGCCGCCACATCGGGCC comes from the Bactrocera neohumeralis isolate Rockhampton chromosome 2, APGP_CSIRO_Bneo_wtdbg2-racon-allhic-juicebox.fasta_v2, whole genome shotgun sequence genome and includes:
- the LOC126751564 gene encoding bromodomain and WD repeat-containing protein 3; amino-acid sequence: MENNKQLVAERIVTPELYFLISKFLASGPLRETAEVLVRELEQKKVLPRRTDWLGHEHEQSFAELEQKYAHVGPNHLLEICCRIGPILDKDLPPAVLGIVSLLGTGRQSLLRTEESIYRSRSLLDYCTRLHGVSLPDSSVTKPIHNLQKVLIGREYGGPVRRKFLVPISLYGKTKLLKRTVGHLSSVYCVLFDRTGRYIITGADDLLIKIWSAMDGRLLATLRGASAEITDIAINLDNTMLAAGSLDRILRVWDMQTTSPIAVLSGHTGMITSVNFCPSPRGDLKYLVTTSTDGSIAFWQYSTPRGQKITFAPKPIQYHEKLRPGQAQMMCTTFSPGGIFLAAGSADHHVRVYIMSEDGPKRILESEAYTDAVDSVQWSHRGLRFISGSKDGTAHIWNFESQQWKSTKLCMTERLPSCPPPEEGKKLKVTMVAWDCSDKYVITAVNDFTIKIWHSKTGKLHRVLRGHKDELYVLESNPKDEHVLLSAGHDGQVFLWDVENGVSIAEFMNDIDGQGHGGVFDAKWSPDGTMFAATDSHGHLLIYGLGIGPDKYKILPNELFFHTDYRPLMRDASQYVVDEQTQVMPHLMPPPFLVNSEGNPYPVQYQRFVPGRENCTREQLRQILTVGDDGTVIVPNINGTAGNFLHIDRLIAVLANRQGTAPVPPAMAVGNNLPANHSQLDRLIEALANRQGQDQAPDSNNRPSSNRSAAGAVGNSRYSFDDMPGRQLDTNNTTRQRTSSVRTSGEHQLVPTVDQPAQPSQIKYFRRIYVRPMKYQQLQNLKQTVYAAGQFELQEYKREMRRRPIMINTGNVASAQSSANRQRNTRGNNGAGGAVRSRRRQGQSGQSQPAYRTRAVRDQEELDAPPPPEEEEEDEESNSSSGDTSYSNVEENLEESSDDSDTESSDYSDWVADTPGPNLEPPKRSKRKPLSRRRTFSDDSSDETTEQATTSAGAAAKSSRRNKRVVIPPPTPNGEIPELYRPAEWLSEVIPRKAPYYPQMGDEVVYFRQGHQRYLEAVRLKKVYKLTHSSEPWNFRTLRDREYVRVIGIKYEIRPPRLCCLKLAMIDDDGNMTGTSFKIKYHDMPDVLDFLVLRQTFDLAVQRNWSVGDRFRCMIGDGWWMGQIESRYALSTDFPDSYFMCFRVRWDNGEYEYMSPWDMEPIDENRLPDEVGGAVPVLQEEIRATLYQPKSEEWHRGDRDGSCRRIINGLEQVMRLSIAEHFLAPVDLNVYPDYAYLIEYPIDLTTIKSRFENHFYRRITSAQFDVRYLATNAEKYNRSHTNIVKHARIITDLCLRVIREPNDIDVAAVYHQLVDVYHSSETENDNESDVVPSTSTGPSTSAAARQKISATRRSSRIRSDGDWRTECRQLLDLMWQRNDSVPFREPVDTLEFPDYLEIIASPMDLRTVKEDLLGGNYEDPLDFAKDVRLIFQNSRNYNTNKRSQIYAMTLRLSALFESQIKRVISNWKAARRRANKTSGSGGRGSSSSPVKRQPSQAAKRARTHRSTRQLHSTDDDDDDDDDDDDEAPSSRGHLNVQSRAGQRRVGGATTNSRNGLQRDTVPTAASTSAGSNRVSSSSSLQRRSGEPTQATRSSRRKAASQELDDDDDEDEEEDAEVHVTDEHSTASSSTSEDDSDSDDSSEVGLNDSNEGSDKEMGRGKRVAARRRKRRSDADDSEDSYKPDNDRRGNRRSSGRTRGRKNKAAKKTSRKQQDKRQQATRKRRNRIEDDGDEDYMEHSSKRSTTAMTNGGTRHNAVTNGNVRRGNRRRLQSSEDEHTDMMANHTSSQPDESTQDTITGHTAAGMSTPKKRAATSGRSQRGNQTSNAVGENDASTSASALLQQSPSRNTRMQTSSSHSSGLGLGTLSNRRSATEIDHSYHLPVRNGRIADSDTDSREVAANARPTRSSFKRAILEWARTSDVEDAEQEAVDEEDSEDAEEILPTPTPTKLTPSKANNASNSNPLNGPSTSRAAHSGAAVPVAVGQVRQLRTNRNTVVEPLDEDEDSDDGDGSENEPLVSSQGAGAAINGRIPPVSYPPTRSTTNTATPRLQAHAAAMSNAHMTRSHATSTTSSSNVTTSTLSAHDHNYLGAETLGPSTSAAAGRSNTRRVLSRHQRNADELDSSADPLENISLLMQNQRLRRTLPTSTSQSATNGGTVAATATTHSPQRTVRRGRSRYSQENSQTAEDDDDDDNDADGSGGENASGASDEGTDGGSSTHDDVDDATDDSEDNQPLTSYVPSGRRTRNHGKPARRTNRRRRSDDSFVCDDDDEDYEVEHQRQRQQAGPRSRRHSERDRNGAQRDSRQQRGSRNLKRPRYNEQSDDEGSHDYNGGRKRRRDADGGGGVGEVVGSSSQRTAAPRPSRNVEYMDSSEEDDDEQLVSVSSRGRVRKISAKARGIFKD